One Methylobacterium oryzae DNA window includes the following coding sequences:
- the ppk2 gene encoding polyphosphate kinase 2 → MRPDDSSAPDATLNANADATLEAIRRDLADSYDEELELGLEEDRLDRLAAELGGAPPDHLDRKVYFRALLRLQHELVRLQDWVQDRKLRVVVLFEGRDSAGKGGVIKRITQRLNPRVCRVAALPAPSERERTQWYFQRYVSHLPAGGEIVLFDRSWYNRAGVERVMGFCTEAEVEEFFRSVPEFERMLVRSGIVLVKYWFSITDAEQEFRFRMRIRDPLKQWKLSPMDVESRRRWEDYTRAKEDMLARTHIPEAPWWVVEAVDKRRARLNCISHLLDQIPYGSVEHPAVHLPERLRHADYVRGPVPAAMLVPAAF, encoded by the coding sequence ATGCGGCCCGACGACAGCTCTGCCCCGGATGCCACCTTGAATGCCAACGCGGATGCCACCCTGGAGGCGATCCGGCGTGACCTCGCCGACAGCTACGACGAGGAGCTGGAACTCGGGCTCGAGGAGGATCGCCTCGACCGGCTCGCGGCCGAGCTCGGCGGCGCGCCGCCCGATCATCTCGACCGCAAGGTCTATTTCCGCGCGCTGCTCCGGCTGCAGCACGAGCTGGTCCGGCTCCAGGACTGGGTGCAGGACCGGAAACTGCGCGTGGTCGTGCTGTTCGAGGGCCGCGACTCGGCCGGCAAGGGCGGCGTGATCAAGCGGATCACCCAGCGCCTCAATCCCCGCGTCTGCCGCGTCGCCGCCTTGCCCGCCCCGAGCGAGCGCGAGCGGACGCAATGGTATTTCCAGCGCTACGTCTCCCATCTGCCCGCCGGCGGCGAGATCGTGCTGTTCGACCGCTCCTGGTACAACCGCGCCGGCGTCGAGCGGGTCATGGGCTTCTGCACCGAGGCGGAGGTCGAGGAGTTCTTCCGGTCGGTCCCCGAATTCGAGCGCATGCTGGTGCGCTCCGGCATCGTCCTGGTAAAATACTGGTTCTCGATCACCGATGCCGAGCAGGAATTCCGCTTCCGGATGCGGATCCGCGATCCGCTCAAGCAGTGGAAGCTGTCGCCCATGGACGTCGAGTCGCGGCGCCGCTGGGAGGACTACACCCGGGCCAAGGAGGACATGCTGGCGCGGACCCATATCCCCGAGGCGCCCTGGTGGGTGGTCGAGGCGGTCGACAAGCGACGGGCCCGCCTGAACTGTATCAGCCACCTGCTCGACCAGATCCCCTACGGCAGCGTGGAGCACCCGGCGGTCCACTTGCCCGAGCGCCTGCGGCACGCGGACTACGTGCGCGGCCCGGTCCCCGCCGCGATGCTCGTTCCGGCCGCGTTCTGA